The sequence below is a genomic window from Bacteroidales bacterium.
GGTATCACCTTTAACAGGTTTTGCTGAACGTTGCTGAGGTTCGTCAAGTCTCGATTTCTTAAGGAGTTCCTTGGCAGCTACACTATTAAGGTAGCCGGCTATAGAGTTGGCCAGGTTAATGATGAGATGACGTTCTTCCTTTAAGAAAGGGCCTTCGTCGAGTTGGATGAATTCCTTGGTATAGAAGATATCTATATGGCCGCTGCGTCCGTCGATAATGTCGAAAGATTGCCTTTGCATCCACTTTGTGCGTGAATACCCGGGTGAGTGGTATTCCTTGCCATTGAAAGAGATGCTGCAGACAGTATATTCAGGGTATTGCCAGGCTGAGGGGAAAAGTTTGGCCAATTGCTGAAGTGTTTCATCAAGAGGTTTTCCTTCTTTCAGGATGTCAGTAGTTTGGTTGATTGCGGCTAATTCCTTGAGGCGTTCGGCACGTTCAAAAAGGAGGCGTTGAATTTCACGGGGATTCTGCAGGGCTTCTTCTTCGGTCATGGAAAGGGTATTATTAAGCGGTAATAAGTTTTTAAAAATACAGAAATATGACTTTGAATTGAATGTAAAATTGGAAGATTGGAGACTGTTTTTTAAAGAAGGAATAATAGCTCCCGGATTTTATCTCATTATGATTCAAAGTTTCAAGTTAAATATTTGTGTTTATTGTCATGTCAGTCAGCGATTTGCGTCTTGTGTCCCCGTTTGTTTGCTAAAATTGCATCCATTGGGGTACATTCATCTGGTACATGAATAAACGTCCAACGGATTCTTCATTCCAGGATCAACTTTCATCCGCCTCAGGCTGAACAGGATTAAGAATAATTTGTTCGGAAAATGGTTCCACTTTTCTAATCAGCTTTGCTTTGCAATCCTGACTATGAAATTCACTCCTGAATTTTTTTATAAGTCTAAATATTAAAAAGTCAAAGCCCATTTTTAAGTGTTTTACTGAATTTAATCAGCAAAACGCTTAATTAAAAAAAAAGTCCTGCAACTTCTTGTATTTCTTGATTTTACAGTTGTTACTGCAATAACAGAAAAACGCTAAAAATCATTGCGGTTCAATACAATATGTTTAATATTGCTGCGGAAATTAACGTTTACCCTAATACAATAACTAAACATTATCCATTATGTCAAACAGTATTATTGACCAGAAAGTCGATCAATTCATGGCAAAAGTTATTGCCAAGAATGCAGGTGAAGTTGAGTTTCACCAGGCAGTGAAAGAAGTAGTTTTATCACTGATGCCTTTTGTTGAAGAAAACCCAAAGTACAAGGGAATTCTTGAGCGTATGGTTGAACCCGAACGTGTTATCATGTTCCGCGTTCCCTGGCTGGACGACAAAGGAGAGTTCCAGATCAACCGTGGTTTCCGCATTGAAATGAACAGTGCCATAGGTCCTTACAAAGGGGGATTACGTTTCCACCCGACTGTAAATCTTGGCATCCTGAAGTTCCTGGCTTTCGAACAGGTACTGAAGAACAGCCTTACCACACTTCCTATGGGCGGTGGAAAAGGTGGATCTGATTTCGATCCTAAAGGAAAGAGTGACAATGAAGTAATGAAGTTCACCCAATCATTCATGTCTGAATTGCAGCGCCATATTGGTCCTGACACTGATGTTCCTGCAGGGGATATAGGTGTTGGTGGCCGTGAAATAGGCTTTATGTTTGGTCAGTACAAACGTCTCCGCAACGAGTTCACCGGCGTTCTTACCGGTAAAGGACTTGAGTGGGGTGGCAGTTTGATCCGTCCGGAAGCTACTGGTTATGGCTGTGTATATTTTGCTGAAGAAATGCTCAAGACCCGTGGAATGGACTTCAAGGGTAAAACTGTTGTTATTTCCGGTTCAGGTAATGTTGCACAATATGCTACTGAAAAAGTAAATCAACTTGGTGGTAAAGTGGTTACCCTCAGCGATTCCAATGGTTACATTTATGATCCAGCCGGTATTGATGCTGAAAAGCTGGCTTATGTAATGGAACTGAAGAACATCAAACGCGGACGTATCAGCGATTACGCTAAGAAATACAACTGCGAATTTGTTGAAGGTAAAACTCCATGGGGTGTTAAATGCGACATCGCACTTCCTTGTGCAACCCAGAATGAACTTAATGGTGACGATGCAAAGACACTGGTAGCTAATGGTTGCTTCTGCGTATCAGAAGGTGCCAATATGCCATCCACCATCGAAGCTGTTGACCATTTCATTGAAAAGAAAATCCTCTACGGTCCTGGTAAAGCTGCCAATGCCGGTGGTGTTGCCACTTCAGGACTCGAAATGAGCCAAAACAGTATGCGTCTTAGCTGGACCCGCGAACGCGTTGACCAGGAACTGCATACCATTATGGTAAACATTCATAACACCTGTATTAAACATGGTAAAGAAGGTGACTTCATCAATTACGTTAAGGGTGCCAATATCGGCGGTTTCGTAAAAGTTGCCGAAGCCATGATGGCACAGGGACTTGTGTAATTGAATGCAAAATGCAAAATGCAAAATGCAAAATGAAAAATGAAAAATGAAAAATACTATTTTGAATTTTAGTTTTTGCATTTAAAATTTTGAATTAAATAAGAAGGTCTGCGGTTCTGAAGAAATTCGGAAAGCAGACTTTCTCATTTTAAGTTGCGCCCCAGGTTCATTTGCTTTAAAGAATGAATACTCAAACAATCTCAAAACGTCTTACCTTTGACGTGGGAATACCAACTCAGTACCTTGGGGTTGTATTCTATCGGATACCCGGAATGAAGACCTTATTTACCGCACTTTTCCTTGTACTTCTGATGGCAGGAGCTTCAGCACAGTCGAGTCTGTTCGACGACAGTAAGGTATGTTCCATATTCATTGAGATTCCGGCAGATTCCCTTGAAGTGATTATGGACGATGTGCTGTCCGATCATTATTTTATGGCCCGCTTTATCTTTAATGACAGCCTCCAGCGCGACACACTTGAAAATGTAGGTTTTAGGTTGAGAGGAAATACTTCCCGGTATGCGCAGAAAAAATCCTTCAAAATTAGCTTCAATGAATATGTTCCCGGAAGAAGA
It includes:
- the gdhA gene encoding NADP-specific glutamate dehydrogenase, with the protein product MSNSIIDQKVDQFMAKVIAKNAGEVEFHQAVKEVVLSLMPFVEENPKYKGILERMVEPERVIMFRVPWLDDKGEFQINRGFRIEMNSAIGPYKGGLRFHPTVNLGILKFLAFEQVLKNSLTTLPMGGGKGGSDFDPKGKSDNEVMKFTQSFMSELQRHIGPDTDVPAGDIGVGGREIGFMFGQYKRLRNEFTGVLTGKGLEWGGSLIRPEATGYGCVYFAEEMLKTRGMDFKGKTVVISGSGNVAQYATEKVNQLGGKVVTLSDSNGYIYDPAGIDAEKLAYVMELKNIKRGRISDYAKKYNCEFVEGKTPWGVKCDIALPCATQNELNGDDAKTLVANGCFCVSEGANMPSTIEAVDHFIEKKILYGPGKAANAGGVATSGLEMSQNSMRLSWTRERVDQELHTIMVNIHNTCIKHGKEGDFINYVKGANIGGFVKVAEAMMAQGLV